GGAGGAGTTGAGTAAGCTGAAAGCATAGTGTATGAAACGTTAGTTCCATCAACGTACACAGTGAAagagtaaaaaaagaaaaaaaaaaataaagagttacCAGAGAATCCAATAGATCTGTTATATGGTCGTTATATGCAATGAAGATGTCTGCAGAAGTCATGCATGCGGTTTTACATACGGCGCTTCTAGGATTTTTCAGTGATTTCACGACGAGTGGGATCACTTTTTCGCTGTTAAGGGGAAATCACCGTGAGACTTCAATTTGCAATCTACTTTTAAGAGATTTAAGTTATAGACATCCGTATAGAGAAGATGGCTTACAGCATAGGCAGCATTGCATCCTTGTGGAATATAGAAAGGCGACGAACATTATTAAGAGCGTCACAGACTGATACCCAATCCTTGGAGTGAAGACCAGCTAGAACCGACTGAAGAAAAAATGAGAACCAAACTGACAATCATATTCACAATCTATATATAGATGTATATCATCGTAGTTGTGGACATATGGTTGTAGCGATGCTAATGGAATTAATACAATCATAACACACAGAAGCAAAAAGCATGAAATGTACCTTGAGAACAGCATCAGCATCAGCATCAGCATCAGCATCGTCAACATCATTCAAGTTCTCGGATTCAATATATTCAACTTCCACGGTAGCTTTCTCTCCCTCGGGCTTTTCTGTTTCTACAAGGCTGGGATTCAAAGCAACAGAGCTTGGTAATGGTCTATCTTCAGATTTTCCATTCATTTTTCCAACACAAGGCTTAGTTAAACTTgctctacattcactcatcttcTCAGTTACAGGAAGAGAACTCAAATCTTGTAAAGTATTAGCGGCGGCCATACGTGAAGTTACCTGCGTGAAGAAATAGAAATAAGTCAACCAACGAAACAAAATAACTGTAAAGTAACTGCAACCTAGTTAGCTTTACTTTTACCTAATATACTGAGACTAAAGTGAAACTCAAATCCGTTTCTAGCTCATCACATAGGAGATAGATCCTTGGAAATCAAAGTTACTCACAAATCTCGATGAGTTCAAGTCTATAAAGGAGCTCAAGAAACGCCACCAGCAAACTATTATTCGCAATGAGTAAAGTATGGAGAAAAGTAGAGAATCTGAGTAACTCTACTAGTCAACTTCACAGACTATTGAACTAAGATCAAAGCTGACCATGGCATAGATCTACAATTCGAGCTCGAGATCTTCTAAGCAATTTAACAATCacatcaacaacaaaaaaacaggATCTCACTCGATACACTCTCCGAAGATCTCAAACTAGTCCTCGCGATTCCAAATCCTAAAAGTTTTCTGATCCCAGAGATCAAAACTAGATGAAACGTACGCATGTGAATATGAGAATATCTACCTACACCAGTTCAAAGTTGCATTATGCGTTTACGGAAAATGAGGACAGAGAAATTTACCGGCGAATCAAGCAGTGGCAGCAAGACGTAGCAGCCTCTCTGAGCAACAAAAGCGAAACGCCGTGGACTCGAAAATCGTCGACCTTAGAAATCTCAATTCAAGGAAATGAAATTTGAACTGCGAGAAAACGAGTGAGaaagagtcttttttttttttatttcgctGAATATACGACTATTAAGCGGCGATTAACTTTCACGAGTCGTATTCATATGATGTGCTTCTAATAAGCGACGTCGTATTCGTACAGTGTGTCGTGTATAAGTTTAAGTGATTGCCTCTCGGTTGAGATTAATGTTCTTTTTCTGCTAATCTGATCTGATCACATATATTATTCCCCAAAATATCCTCTTGACTGAATCTATTATTTCCAAATAAAATTCACTTTCTCTGTTtggttgattttattttattctttagcGATTATTATGTTACATTTTGTTTGATTAGATTTTTTAGATAATGACATTCCAGCGCCAAAAACATCCTCGCCAACTGTCGACTAGTCGCTGTGAATCTACCAATATGGCATAATCTCTTAGAAATGGTTTTCTTCTAGCaatgtttctttttaatatgaaaGTTGATAACGATGACTTTAAATGTCTACATTTTTTGGTGCACATACAAAAAAAAGGATGGTCTAAGAGCATTGAATCAATATTGTTTCTTTAGTATCAGAACTATATTCAAATCTGCTCAGAGCCGTATAATAACCAACTTGAATCATTTGTGGGATTTGAGTTTAGAGTAGTGAAAAATAGTGTGTGGTCTGAAGTTTAAGTTGATAACGAAAAGGTTTGTATATAACCAAAGTTTCAAAGTTTTGTATCTAAGATAATCAAATACACAATGATGACGAGAAAATCAAAAGCATTTCTTTACTCAACATTTTCTGATTCAATCATTAGAGACTtataacttattatatattttagttcgTTTAATGATTGTgcatatcttttaataaaaaaattgtcaacATTCCGGTTGAGTTATGATTCATAACATGTCTCGCAGAGAAATTACAGATTGAATGATTATCATCCATCCCACTCTCTTCTCCCATCaagagaaaatgaaaaacaatatatatcatAGTTTTAATACCCATAATATTGATTGATATAGTTGTCCAAAGATTAAATATTGGTACAAACATGGATGACCCACGCTCTACAACATGATTATACAAATGTTGTCGTAATGGCTTAGTTGGATCAGCGTCGGTGTGAGTGTGCCTAACCAGAGTGGGTCGACCCGGTTTCATTTCCGGTTTTACATTACCAAAATACTTAAACCAGCACTCAGTCAATTAGGCTCTTAAAGCAGTTTCACCAATTCTCGGTTCATCTCTCAACgatcaaatataacatatgaaTCATAGATAGACAAGATAAATGTCACGAAATAGCAGCGTTACATACATGTCTTGTTGGTTTATTACAATGTTTTCAAATGAACAAAGCACAAAAcgttgataatttatttaatttaaccGTCTGCTTTGCCCTTTGGAGACGAGACTTGATAGTGCTGAAAGTTGAAACAGCTTACCTGTATTGAGGAGCAAGCTCACCATCCTTGACGATGTAGTTCTGAGCAGGGAAGTCCTCTCCCTTGAAATACTTCTCCAACATGTCTTTTGTCCCCGCCGCATATCGTAGCTGATTAGGACCAAAGCACAAGACTCTTGCAGATTAGTAGTGACCAAATGACATGTACAACTTCTGGATTACATCACTAAGCTAAGAcaccatatttttttattcgttTAACATTATATGTACCTGGGCATCAATGGTGGTGCCAGAGATGTGAGGAGTCATGGCTTGGTTCGGCATGTAACGCCATGGATGGTCCTTAGGCGCTGGCTGCGGGTCCCACACGTCTCCGCTGTACCCTCCGATGTGTCCGCTCTCAACCGCCTCCACCACCGCTTGCCTATCCATGATGGCTCCTCTCGCGTTGTTCACAATCAAAACGCCTTTCTTCATTTTCCCTATCATCTCCTTGTTAAACATTCCTCTGCATGAAACAAGAAATCAAATCACACGCAAAAACTCTTAACTCGTGTGTTTTTATATTAGCATCGTACTTAACTTACCTTGTCTTCTCCGTGAGAGGAGTGTTGACGACTACAACATCGCATTTAGGAAGCATCTCATCAAGACTCTCAACATACTTAGCACCAGTTTCCTTCTCCATCTCCGGTCCCATCTGAAGCCTgtcatggtacaacaagttgcaCCCGAACGGCTTCAGCCTCTGTAGCAGTAGCTTCCCGATTCTACCAGCTCCCACAGTTCCAACTGTCTTGCCTTCCAGATCGTACGCTCTGTAAGCAATGCCTGCCACGTTCCACTCTCCATTCACGACTTGGTTGTACCCCGGAACGAAGTTGCGCATGAGGATCAAGATCCTCATCAGCTCGTCTTCTGCCACGGAGACAACGTTGCTTCCCGTGACTTCAGCCACGGTCAGTCCAGCAGCCGCAGCCGCCTGCAGATCGATGTGGTCGGATCCAATACCGGCCGTGAGGAGAAGCTGAAGGTTCTTGGCCTTCTTGATTCTCTCGGCGGTGACGTAAGCCGGGTGGAAGGGGGTGGATATTAGGACGTGAAGGTCTGGGATATGCTTCTCAAGCTCTGTTAATCATATAAGAAATAGCATAAGCCACACCTAATATGGATTTTTTGTATTAAGCATTAGTTGTATGAATACTTACCGCAATTTGGACCTTCTTTGTCGTCAGTGACGATGTAGTGATGACCTTGTGATTCAAGCCAGTTGCGGATACCTAAAGCGTTCTCGACGCAGCCAAGGAAGTTAGGATTCTTTGAAGCGTATTCGTTGGCCTTGTAGAAAACTCCAACAATCTTTTTGCTATCTCCAGAAGAAGCCTGTTTAAATCAGCCAGTTCAGAAAGCTTTTTAACATGTATTCAATGTATAAAAACTCTGAAGCATCAAAGAGACACCAATCAATTAATAAATTAACCAAGCCCAAACCCTTAATAAGATGGGTTAGAGGCCCAAACCCATAAGattgaaaaaattcaaacatcGTGCCGTCTATCAATTTCAAGAAAGAGACACCTTGTACTTTTACATTTACAATGAAATCTAACTGGCTAATCTAACCGGACCGGACAGTTGTACTTTCCTACAGTCATGCACGGGTCTCTGATTCATATCCCTAACAACACGGGTTCTTTAACGCTAACTAATCAATTTTAGTGAAATCGTAGATCTGAAAACCTTAATGACATACACAGAGCCGTCTTCAACAAacgaacacaaaaaaaaaaagagagcctAAATCAAAGCAAGTTCACCAGCACAGAAAACACTGAGAAAACTGCAAAGTAATGTACGATTGATTGAGCACGAGCCCAACTTATAAAACTTAATATCAGAAACCGTGAAAGAAcatcaaaaaaagaagagatctGAGGGTTCGTACATGAAACTGTCTGGCAAAATAAccagaagaagaggaggaaacgCAGGAGGCTCTGATCGCTCCGGTGATTCTTCGCATCGCCATCTTATCTCTCAGTAGATCCGAGCTCAAAGTAAGGAGATTTTATAAGTTTCGCTACTTGCTGTCGATATTTTTGTGGAACCACTACtcggagaagacgaagaagaagtagaagaagaagaagaagagagagtatatatttatacatgaagATGAAAGTTCACTCACGCACCTGACCCAAATTCTATTCGTCTCTATCTAGTACGCCACGTGGCAAATTAAGATATCCGACGGCTCCCGGTGTATTATTGATGGATTGTGTTTAGGATAAGTTTTATAGAATCGTATTATTGATTTTGATTAATAAGGTACGAAAATATTAAAGCCCATTAAAAGGCCCATCTAAAGGCCTGGTAACGGTTTTAGAGTGGTTTAGGACTCCTAAATGGTGCCGTTTTGGTTCTCGTCGTCTGAGGTTCGAAACTCTTTTTCTCAGTTGGTAGGGGAAACACAATGAGTCGTCGTCACTCGTCACAAGCCGACGCCATGAGACTTTGCAGGAGTCTCTGGAGAGTTTTGGAGATTTAGATGAACTCCAATCCTTCTGCTGATGATGATAAAGATTTGGAACAATCACACGGGAAAATACAGATTCTTTCTCTCTAATTCCCGCTCTTTCTCGTCAATCAAACGACCCGATGAGAGCAGCCTCTTGATCTCAGCACGCAGATTCAAACCAGCCTCTTACGTCTCTCTATTCCACACTCTCTTCCGTCTCTACTTGAGATGCGGGAGGCTCTACGGTGCAGCAAGGACGCTCTCCGCGATGTGCACCTTCGGGTTCCCTCCCGATTCGCGTCTCTGGAACAGTCTACTCCACCATTTCAATTTCAAATGTGTAGTACCTCACCACAAGGTATCGTTAATCTACAGCAAGATGATAACTTTTGGTGTTTCACCTGATGTCTTTGCTACCAATTCGTTGATTCATTCGTTCTGCAAAGTGGGCCGATTCAGATTAGCTGTTAGTTTACTTAGAAGTAGAGTAGTCAGCGTCGATACTGTTACTTACAACACTGTGATTCAAGCTTTATGCGAACACGGTTTGGCTGACGAGGCTTATGGGCTTCTCTCTGAGATGGTGAAGAGAGGTGTACTCCCAGATACGGTTAGCTACAACACTCTGATCAACGGGTTTTGTAAAGTTGGAAACTTTGCTAGAACTAAGTCGTTAGTCGACGAGATCGGTGAACTAAACCTAGTCACTCACACTATACTCATAAGCTCTTACTATAGCCTCCACGCCATCGAGGAAGCCTACAAGGATATGGTTATGAGCGGGTTTTACCCCAATGTTGTTACTTTTAGCTCGATTATTAACCGGTTGTGTAAAGACGGGAAAGTGGTTGAAGCGGGGTTGCTGCTTAGGGAAATGGAGGAGATTGGCGTGTATCCGAACCGTGTAACTTATACTACTCTTGTTGATTCGTTGTTTAAAGGGGGATGTTATGGGGATGCTTTGGCGCTCTACAGTCAGATGGTTGTGCGTGGGGTTCCTGTAGATTTAGTTGTGTATACTGTTTTGATGGATCGTTTGTTTAAGGCTGGGGAACGTAGGGAGGGTGAGAAAACGTTTGAGATGCTTTTGGGAGATAATCAAGTTCCGAGTGTGGTTACTTATACGGCTTTGGTTGATGGTTTGTGCAAAGCGGGGGATTTAAGCGGTGCTGAGTCTGTAATAACGCAGATGCTGGACAAAAGTGTATTTCCGAATGTTGTGACTTACTCTAGTATGATAAATGGCTATGTGAAGAGAGGGATGTTGGAAGAAGCTGTTACTGTTATGAGGAAAATGGAAGATCATAACATTGTGCCGAACTGTTTTACTTATGGTACAGTTATTGATGGCTTGTTTAAGGCAGGGGAACAAGAAGTGGCTATTCAAATGAGTAAGGAGATGAGGCTCATTGGG
This genomic stretch from Brassica napus cultivar Da-Ae chromosome C9, Da-Ae, whole genome shotgun sequence harbors:
- the LOC106418386 gene encoding formate dehydrogenase, chloroplastic/mitochondrial, which encodes MAMRRITGAIRASCVSSSSSGYFARQFHASSGDSKKIVGVFYKANEYASKNPNFLGCVENALGIRNWLESQGHHYIVTDDKEGPNCELEKHIPDLHVLISTPFHPAYVTAERIKKAKNLQLLLTAGIGSDHIDLQAAAAAGLTVAEVTGSNVVSVAEDELMRILILMRNFVPGYNQVVNGEWNVAGIAYRAYDLEGKTVGTVGAGRIGKLLLQRLKPFGCNLLYHDRLQMGPEMEKETGAKYVESLDEMLPKCDVVVVNTPLTEKTRGMFNKEMIGKMKKGVLIVNNARGAIMDRQAVVEAVESGHIGGYSGDVWDPQPAPKDHPWRYMPNQAMTPHISGTTIDAQLRYAAGTKDMLEKYFKGEDFPAQNYIVKDGELAPQYR
- the LOC106416689 gene encoding uncharacterized protein LOC106416689, whose amino-acid sequence is MAAANTLQDLSSLPVTEKMSECRASLTKPCVGKMNGKSEDRPLPSSVALNPSLVETEKPEGEKATVEVEYIESENLNDVDDADADADADAVLKSVLAGLHSKDWVSVCDALNNVRRLSIFHKDAMLPMLEKVIPLVVKSLKNPRSAVCKTACMTSADIFIAYNDHITDLLDSLLTQLLLKSSQDKRFVCEAADKALISMTKYVSPTLLLPKLQPCLKNRNPRIRAKASLCFSRSVPRLGVEGIKEYGIDRLVQAAASQLSDQLPESREAARTVLLELQTVYEKVHPLIKPETASSSSPSPSQEEEQTPEAEPITWEIFCQSKLSALSAQAVLRVTNVVAVTAQEGLVTTGSSS